GGATTCCAACTTATCAGCAGCTTTATCAATGGCAGCATAAAGATCGGGGTCTTCCACTTCTGCACGAATAAGCCTTCCGTTAGCGTCAAGCGTCACTTCAACATCAAAAACAGGTTCACGAGCTTGACGTTCTTTTTCAACCACTACTTTTACGCCGAGAATGGGATCAAAATAGCGGTAAACACGCCCGATTTTTTCTTCGATGTACTGTTTTATGGCTGCAGTCAGTTCTATGTTCTTTCCAACCATGTCAATTTTCACGTTTTCGTCTTTCACCATTCATCCCCTCCTTAATATGCTTATACCCAAGATGGTGACCTAAAACCCTCTCCTACTACTCTTACACCTTCAACAACGATGTAAAAACTCTTTGGATCAACACGCCTAATGATCCTCTCCATTTCATCTGTTTCTGATTGCGAAACACAAACTACGAGAGCCTTCCTTTCAGTCCCGGCATAGGAGCCCCAACTTTGAAGCAGCGTTGCACCTCTACCTAGATTCTCATCTACTTCCTTCAACATTTGCTCGTAATTGTCGCTTATTATGAAGAACACACGCTCTCTGATGAATCCCTTCTGCATCATGTCCACTGCAGCGCTACCAATAAATATGCTCACGATTGCCAGCAACGCCACATCAGTACTCCTAAAGACCAGCGCCATGAGAGTCACTACCGTTGCATCAGCAATGAAAATAGATTGTCCCACTGAGATACCAGTGTATTTGTTGATTATAAAACCTACTATATCCGTTCCCCCCGTGGTTGCTCTGCCCTTGAAAACGAGTCCCAACCCAATACCAGATAAAGCTCCTCCATAGAGAACGCTCAAAATGAGGTCATTGGTAAGTGGTTGAGCATAGTACTTGCTTAGCAGATCCACAAAAAAACTAAGGAAAAATGTCCCAATGAGTGTTCCCGTACCAATATGAGAACCCAAGAGCCAAAAAGCCAGTGCGAACAATACCAGGTTCAATATGAGCATCCATGTTCCAATACTTAGAAAGGGAACAAAGTGGTTAATAGTGAGAGCTAATCCTCCTACACCACCAGGCGCCAAATTATGGGGAAACAAGAAGGCTACTAAACCAAAAGCAGTTACTAAACACCCCAACACAATTAATAGAACATCTTTAAAACGGGGAATAGATTTTCTAAAAGAGTCAATCATGTGACTAGCACCCTACTTCCTACTCTGCAAAAGCTGTCATGTACTTATCTTTGAGTTTGATGTAGTCCAATGCATTTTCTTTTATGCCCTGAATTTCTTCCTCACTCAGCGTCCTCACAATCTTGTAAGGATTCCCCACGACCAGAGAACCTGATGGAATACGCTTGCGAGGAGGAATAAGCGTCCCAGCTGCTACCAGTACATTGTCTTCTATTTGTGCTCCATCAAGTACAATAGCACCCATACCAATGAGCACATTGTTTCCCACACTGCAGCCATGAAGAATAGCCCCATGTCCCACGGTAACATAATCACCGATTTTCGTTGGCAAAGTATCAGTCACATGGACCACAGCATTATCCTGTATATTGCTGCCTTCTCCTATGTAAATGGCATTCATGTCACCTCTTATGGAGGCGAAAGGCAGAATAAACACATCTTTCCCTATGTAAACCTCGCCAGAAACAAAAGCCATATCATGAATAAACGCTGTCTCGTCTACGGTAGGGATTTTTCCATCATATTCTAATACCATTGTTATCCCTCCTAACAAAGGTGGTGGAGACGACGGGATTCGAACCCGTGGCCTCTGCCATGCCAAGGCAGCGCGCTCCCACTGCGCCACGTCCCCACTGCGGTATTTATCTTACCACAGCTTTACTCCAAGTGTCAAGCGAAGCCCCCTTTTACGCCTTTTCTACAGACGTAGACAAGCACAGCGCTCATATTGTCAGTAGCACCAGCCTTCATATACTTTTCAAAGAGGCAACCTAGCCTGCTTTCTTTACTGTGAAATAAGCAAGCACTTATCTCCTCATCATTAAGAGCATCAGTAAGACCATCACTGCAAATGAGAAAGGCATCATATTCATCTAAAGAAAACTGTTTTATGACGGTTTGAACAGTTCCTCCCTCAAGACCACCCCCAAGGCATTGTAGAAGCACTCCTCTTAAAGGATGTTGGCGCGCCTGCTCCATAGTTATTGTCCCTTCATCAATCAAAGCCTGCACTAAGGACTGGTCCTTACTAATTTGCTTCAGCTCATCTTCATGAACACCATACACACGACTGTCGCCGACGTTGAAAACCCAAACTGTGGACCCACGAATGAGTACTCCAGCAAGCGTGGTTCCCATGTTTGACATGCTAGGATCCTTCAGTGCTTCTTTAACGATTTGAAGATTCATCTCCTGGATGCAGCGGTCGATCGAGTCAGCGGTTTCTATGCTCAACCAGTTCAAGGCTAGGTAATCCAGAGCCAATCGACTAGCTACTTCTCCAGCTTTATGGCCACCCATGCCATCTGCGACGGCGAATACAAAAGAGTTTCCTTCAAAGACTATCCTTTGAGGATCAGCCATTTCTTCTTTTTGAATGACATCACTCATTATGAGTAGAGCATCTTCATTATTTGACCTAACTTTTCCTCGATGGGTCATGTATTCGACTTCCACATGCAAGCTCATGGTATATACGGCACCCCCCCCATTAGGTCTTATTCTCTATTTTCTATTGGCACTTGCTCTATACAGTTCCATTTTACTTAACTTTGCACAGCACTTGTGTTTCACATAAAGAGTTATTGCATGGAACAGGAACAAACATGTTATAATTTGTTAACCTTCTTATCCAGAGCGGTGGAGGGAAAGGCCCGAAGAAGCCCGGCAACCAGCGAGGGAGAAAACCGAGCATGGTGCCAACTCCTTCTGCACCAAGTCTGGTGCAGGAAGATAAGAAGGTTTGTACACGAATCCCTCCATCGGAGGGATTTTTTTTGTCAAAAATTTGCATTTTGGAGGTGCTAAATTGATGAAAATGAGGTCCTACAGATTCACTTCTGAATCTGTTACTGAAGGCCACCCTGATAAAGTGGCAGACCAAATATCTGACGCCATATTGGATGCTCATCTGAGAACTGATCCACGGGCAAGGGTGGCAGTAGAAACAACTGTGAAAACCAACCTTGTGGTTTTGGTAGGTGAAGTTACATCGACCAGTTACGTTGATTACGTCGGTGTGGCCAAACAAGTTCTTGAACGTATAGGATACACTGACCCCGCTTTAGGTTTTAGTGTGCAGGAAAACATGTATGTGGTAAACATACAGCGCCAGTCACCTGACATTGCCTTAGGTGTAGACGAATCACTGGAAAGCAAGGCAGGTGAAATGGAACACGAACTCGGAGCTGGCGACCAGGGTATGATGTTCGGTTACGCTGTGGATGAAACGGAAAACTTCATGCCCCTGTCCATCGAATTGGCGCATGCGCTTACAAAAAGACTTGCCGATGTACGCAAACAGAACATAGTTGATTTCCTGCGCCCTGACGGGAAAGCACAAGTCACTGTGACTTATGACGGCCTAACCCCTGTTGCCATAGATCATGTGGTGGTTTCTGCACAGCATAGTCCAGAAGTTCATGAAAAGACCCTCAGAGAATTCATCATGGAAGAAGTCATCAAAAAGGTTATTCCGAAAGACTTATTAACAGAACAGACACGATTCCACATAAACCCCACTGGCCGCTTTGTAGTGGGAGGTCCCAACGGCGACTCCGGAGTAACAGGCAGAAAGATCATTGTGGACACCTATGGATCCAGAGCGCCCCACGGGGGTGGTTCTTTTAGTGGTAAGGACCCCACAAAGGTAGATCGTTCAGCTGCTTATGCTGCTAGGTATTTGGCAAAGAACATTGTAGCTGCAGGCTTAGCAAGGGAAGTTCTCATTCAGCTTGCATACGTGATTGG
The genomic region above belongs to Coprothermobacter proteolyticus DSM 5265 and contains:
- a CDS encoding YitT family protein, with product MIDSFRKSIPRFKDVLLIVLGCLVTAFGLVAFLFPHNLAPGGVGGLALTINHFVPFLSIGTWMLILNLVLFALAFWLLGSHIGTGTLIGTFFLSFFVDLLSKYYAQPLTNDLILSVLYGGALSGIGLGLVFKGRATTGGTDIVGFIINKYTGISVGQSIFIADATVVTLMALVFRSTDVALLAIVSIFIGSAAVDMMQKGFIRERVFFIISDNYEQMLKEVDENLGRGATLLQSWGSYAGTERKALVVCVSQSETDEMERIIRRVDPKSFYIVVEGVRVVGEGFRSPSWV
- a CDS encoding gamma carbonic anhydrase family protein: MVLEYDGKIPTVDETAFIHDMAFVSGEVYIGKDVFILPFASIRGDMNAIYIGEGSNIQDNAVVHVTDTLPTKIGDYVTVGHGAILHGCSVGNNVLIGMGAIVLDGAQIEDNVLVAAGTLIPPRKRIPSGSLVVGNPYKIVRTLSEEEIQGIKENALDYIKLKDKYMTAFAE
- a CDS encoding PP2C family protein-serine/threonine phosphatase, whose translation is MSLHVEVEYMTHRGKVRSNNEDALLIMSDVIQKEEMADPQRIVFEGNSFVFAVADGMGGHKAGEVASRLALDYLALNWLSIETADSIDRCIQEMNLQIVKEALKDPSMSNMGTTLAGVLIRGSTVWVFNVGDSRVYGVHEDELKQISKDQSLVQALIDEGTITMEQARQHPLRGVLLQCLGGGLEGGTVQTVIKQFSLDEYDAFLICSDGLTDALNDEEISACLFHSKESRLGCLFEKYMKAGATDNMSAVLVYVCRKGVKGGFA
- the metK gene encoding methionine adenosyltransferase; the encoded protein is MKMRSYRFTSESVTEGHPDKVADQISDAILDAHLRTDPRARVAVETTVKTNLVVLVGEVTSTSYVDYVGVAKQVLERIGYTDPALGFSVQENMYVVNIQRQSPDIALGVDESLESKAGEMEHELGAGDQGMMFGYAVDETENFMPLSIELAHALTKRLADVRKQNIVDFLRPDGKAQVTVTYDGLTPVAIDHVVVSAQHSPEVHEKTLREFIMEEVIKKVIPKDLLTEQTRFHINPTGRFVVGGPNGDSGVTGRKIIVDTYGSRAPHGGGSFSGKDPTKVDRSAAYAARYLAKNIVAAGLAREVLIQLAYVIGEAKPVSIYVDTFGTGKVDEGILEQFLIEQDFIQLTPRGIIEKFGLQHPEGWSYVDTAAYGHFGKSIYPWEQLDMVPVLKDYFSLHACTGG